The following are encoded together in the Serratia odorifera genome:
- a CDS encoding FliC/FljB family flagellin, with protein sequence MAQVINTNSLSLMAQNNLNKSQSSLGTAIERLSSGLRINSAKDDAAGQAISNRFTANIKGLTQASRNANDGISLAQTTEGALNEVNDNLQNIRRLTVQSQNGSNSSSDLQSIQDEISQRLSEINRISEQTDFNGVKVLSSDQKLTIQVGANDNETIDIELKDINAKTLGLEKFSVADALDTTKVGTTALTAIDKMAAPTIAADTNTAAPKTSTDGKVYSDGTNSYIQTGASEWVKGSVSGTGEFTFDSGTAANVVATKPAGLTETSQVKVGSTTVSGLGTGEELRSYTDPAGKAGYVVKGKDADGNDAFFKASVDATGKVTKGAQQSTEPKTADPLATLDKALSQVDSLRSSLGAVQNRFDSVINNLNSTVNNLSASQSRIQDADYATEVSNMSRANILQQAGTSVLAQANQSTQNVLSLLR encoded by the coding sequence ATGGCACAAGTAATTAATACCAACAGCCTGTCGCTGATGGCGCAGAACAACCTGAACAAATCTCAGTCTTCTTTGGGTACCGCGATTGAGCGTCTGTCTTCCGGTCTGCGTATCAACAGCGCCAAGGATGACGCTGCGGGTCAGGCGATCTCCAACCGCTTCACCGCCAACATCAAGGGCCTGACTCAGGCTTCTCGTAATGCCAACGACGGCATCTCTCTGGCGCAGACCACCGAAGGCGCGCTGAACGAAGTGAACGACAACCTGCAAAATATTCGTCGTCTGACCGTTCAGTCGCAAAACGGCTCCAACTCCTCCAGCGATCTGCAATCCATCCAGGACGAGATCTCCCAGCGTCTGTCTGAAATCAACCGCATCTCCGAGCAGACTGATTTCAACGGCGTTAAAGTGCTGAGCAGCGATCAGAAACTGACCATTCAGGTTGGTGCCAACGACAACGAAACCATCGATATCGAACTGAAAGATATCAACGCCAAAACGCTGGGCCTGGAGAAATTCAGCGTTGCCGACGCGCTGGACACCACCAAAGTAGGTACCACCGCGCTGACCGCCATTGACAAAATGGCTGCACCGACCATTGCTGCCGATACCAACACCGCCGCACCGAAAACCTCCACCGACGGTAAAGTGTATTCCGACGGTACCAATTCTTACATCCAGACCGGCGCCAGCGAGTGGGTTAAAGGTAGCGTAAGCGGCACCGGCGAGTTCACCTTCGACTCCGGCACCGCAGCCAACGTGGTAGCGACCAAGCCTGCCGGCCTGACCGAAACTAGCCAGGTTAAGGTTGGTTCCACCACCGTTAGCGGTCTGGGCACCGGCGAAGAACTGCGTTCTTACACCGATCCAGCCGGCAAAGCCGGTTATGTGGTCAAAGGCAAAGATGCTGATGGCAACGACGCTTTCTTCAAGGCTTCCGTTGATGCGACCGGTAAAGTGACCAAGGGCGCACAGCAATCTACCGAACCAAAAACGGCCGATCCGCTGGCAACGCTCGACAAGGCGCTGTCACAGGTTGATTCCCTGCGTTCTTCCCTGGGTGCGGTGCAGAACCGTTTCGACTCTGTCATCAACAACCTGAACAGCACCGTGAACAACCTGTCTGCTTCTCAGTCACGCATTCAGGATGCCGACTACGCGACCGAAGTGTCCAACATGAGCCGTGCCAACATCCTGCAACAGGCTGGTACTTCCGTGCTGGCACAGGCTAACCAGTCGACCCAGAACGTGCTGTCACTGCTGCGTTAA
- a CDS encoding RNA polymerase sigma factor FliA: MSDLYTADGVMDKHSLWLRYVPLVRHEALRLQVRLPASVELDDLLQAGGIGLLNAVERYDALQGTAFTTYAVQRIRGAMLDELRSRDWVPRSVRRHARDVAQAMQRLEQQLGRPAGELEVAQAMNMSLADYRQILMDTNNSQLFSYDEWREEQGESAEPLLEGHAEANPLHQLLEGSLRQRVIDAIEALPEREKLVLTLYYQEELNLKEIGAVLEVGESRVSQLHSQAIKRLRARLANNA, encoded by the coding sequence GTGAGCGATTTGTATACCGCCGACGGCGTGATGGACAAACATTCTCTCTGGTTGCGTTATGTGCCGCTGGTGCGCCATGAAGCGTTGCGCCTGCAGGTCAGGTTACCCGCCAGCGTGGAGCTTGACGATCTGCTGCAAGCCGGGGGTATCGGGTTGCTGAACGCGGTTGAACGCTACGACGCCCTGCAGGGAACCGCCTTCACCACCTATGCCGTGCAGCGCATTCGCGGCGCGATGCTGGACGAACTGCGCAGCCGTGACTGGGTACCGCGCAGCGTACGGCGTCACGCCCGTGACGTGGCGCAGGCCATGCAACGGCTTGAGCAGCAGTTGGGGCGTCCGGCCGGCGAACTGGAGGTGGCGCAGGCGATGAACATGTCACTCGCAGACTATCGCCAGATCCTGATGGATACCAACAACAGCCAGCTGTTTTCCTATGACGAATGGCGCGAAGAGCAGGGGGAAAGCGCCGAGCCGCTGCTGGAAGGGCACGCAGAGGCCAATCCGCTGCATCAGTTGCTGGAGGGGAGTCTGCGCCAGCGGGTGATCGACGCTATCGAAGCCCTGCCGGAACGAGAAAAGTTGGTACTGACGTTGTATTACCAGGAAGAGTTGAATCTGAAGGAGATTGGCGCGGTTCTGGAGGTAGGCGAGTCGCGCGTCAGCCAATTACACAGCCAGGCCATCAAGCGTTTGCGCGCCCGTCTGGCGAACAATGCCTGA
- the fliZ gene encoding flagella biosynthesis regulatory protein FliZ encodes MSATMIKKRPLSRYLKDFKHSQSHCSQCGKQLDRMALVFRGKIINKEAIARMDQPIDDQVWQTVQTELTALCRFCSEISCNSQPSYFDIMSFKQYLFEQTEMSHSTVREYVVRLRRLDEMLVARNYPAEQFANGVSPQRIIDDLPSAAHNNYRIALRKYDQYLAWQNRY; translated from the coding sequence ATGTCAGCAACCATGATTAAAAAGCGGCCGTTAAGCCGTTATCTGAAAGATTTCAAACACAGCCAGAGCCATTGCTCGCAATGCGGCAAGCAGTTGGATCGCATGGCGCTGGTATTTCGCGGCAAGATAATCAATAAAGAAGCGATAGCGCGCATGGACCAGCCGATCGACGACCAGGTATGGCAAACCGTGCAAACCGAACTGACGGCGCTGTGCCGTTTTTGCAGCGAGATCTCCTGTAACAGCCAGCCGAGCTATTTCGACATCATGTCGTTCAAGCAATATCTGTTCGAGCAGACCGAAATGAGCCACAGCACGGTGCGCGAATACGTGGTGCGTCTGCGGCGGTTGGATGAAATGCTGGTGGCGCGCAACTACCCGGCTGAGCAGTTCGCCAACGGCGTCAGTCCCCAGCGTATCATTGACGATTTGCCCAGTGCGGCGCATAACAATTATCGTATCGCGCTGCGCAAATACGATCAGTACCTCGCCTGGCAAAACCGCTACTAG
- the tcyL gene encoding cystine ABC transporter permease, whose translation MQESIQLALDSAPFLLKGAILTLQLSLGGMALGLVLGFVLALMRLSRFWPLSWLSRIYVSLFRGTPLIAQLFMIYYGLPQFGIELDPFPAALIGLSLNTAAYTSETLRAAIASIDKGQWEAAASIGMTPWQTLRRVILPQAARTALPPLGNSFIGLVKDTSLAATIQVPELFRQAQLITSRTLEVFTMYLAASLIYWVMATLLSALQNRLEAHVNRQDKE comes from the coding sequence ATGCAAGAAAGTATTCAACTGGCGCTGGATTCAGCGCCATTTTTATTGAAAGGTGCCATCCTTACCCTCCAGCTCAGTCTGGGGGGGATGGCGTTGGGGCTGGTGTTGGGCTTCGTATTGGCGCTGATGCGCCTTTCGCGTTTTTGGCCGCTGTCATGGCTGTCACGTATCTACGTGTCGCTGTTTCGCGGTACGCCGCTGATAGCCCAACTGTTCATGATCTACTACGGTCTGCCACAGTTCGGCATCGAACTGGATCCGTTTCCGGCGGCGCTGATCGGCCTGTCGCTCAACACTGCGGCCTACACCTCTGAAACGCTGCGTGCGGCAATTGCCTCGATCGACAAAGGGCAGTGGGAAGCTGCCGCCAGCATCGGCATGACGCCGTGGCAAACCCTGCGCCGGGTGATCCTGCCGCAGGCGGCGCGCACCGCATTGCCACCGTTGGGTAACAGTTTTATCGGCCTGGTGAAGGACACCTCGCTGGCGGCCACCATTCAGGTGCCGGAGCTGTTCCGTCAGGCACAGCTGATCACTTCGCGTACGTTGGAGGTTTTCACCATGTATCTGGCGGCTTCGCTGATTTACTGGGTGATGGCGACGCTGCTGTCCGCGCTGCAAAACCGCCTGGAAGCGCATGTAAACCGTCAGGATAAGGAATAA
- the tcyN gene encoding L-cystine ABC transporter ATP-binding protein TcyN, giving the protein MSAIEVKGLVKQFNGQTVLHGIDLEVNSGEVVAIIGPSGSGKTTLLRSINLLEVPDAGTIRVGNIQIDGSRSLGKQKNQVRELRQQVGFVFQSFNLFPHRSVLENIIEGPVIVKGEARGAAEQRARALLAKVGLNGKEAAYPKRLSGGQQQRVAIARALAMQPEVILFDEPTSALDPELVGEVLNTIRALAEEKRTMVIVTHEMSFARDVADRAIFMDHGRIVEQGPAKELFTHPQHQRTQQFLDKFLNQ; this is encoded by the coding sequence ATGAGTGCCATCGAAGTGAAAGGCCTGGTCAAACAGTTTAACGGCCAGACGGTACTGCACGGTATTGACCTTGAAGTGAATTCTGGCGAAGTGGTGGCGATTATCGGGCCGAGCGGTTCGGGCAAAACCACGCTATTGCGCAGCATCAACCTGTTGGAGGTACCGGATGCCGGTACCATTCGCGTCGGCAATATCCAGATTGACGGTTCGCGCTCGCTGGGCAAGCAAAAAAACCAGGTGCGCGAGCTGCGTCAGCAGGTGGGCTTTGTCTTCCAGAGCTTTAACCTGTTCCCGCACCGTTCGGTACTGGAAAATATCATTGAGGGGCCGGTGATCGTCAAGGGTGAAGCGCGTGGCGCGGCGGAACAACGTGCCCGCGCATTGTTGGCGAAGGTCGGGCTGAACGGCAAGGAGGCGGCCTATCCGAAGCGTCTGTCCGGCGGGCAGCAGCAGCGGGTGGCGATCGCGCGCGCGCTGGCGATGCAGCCGGAAGTGATTCTGTTTGATGAACCGACCTCGGCTCTCGACCCGGAACTGGTTGGTGAGGTGCTGAATACCATCCGGGCGCTGGCGGAAGAGAAGCGCACCATGGTGATTGTCACCCATGAAATGAGCTTTGCCCGCGACGTCGCCGATCGGGCGATTTTTATGGATCACGGTCGTATCGTTGAGCAGGGACCGGCCAAAGAGCTGTTTACCCATCCGCAGCATCAACGCACCCAGCAGTTCCTCGACAAGTTCCTCAACCAGTGA
- a CDS encoding nitrate regulatory protein has product MSRNPAFPPSASDFLLASKRCEITVLRQLLQMGQLVGRISQLIHVLQRERGTVNIYLCSHGGLFGERLAARTRDVEQAELAVQRQLAQLDANAASLAGASRLFSSIACALHNLTTLPTLRRQIQLQQLAQPDAMHTFNEIIRSLLALVFEAADACVDPAIARRLIAMFSFMQGKELAGQERAIGAAGFAAQQFSVEAHRQLLQLIDGQERCFQSFSEFADPLSLAQWQRMQQQDDREFERLRRIACTQTRPGDGNDTSLRWFDITTARIDLMKQIEDRLEEALMTGCRAALSAASDALTQDAGGLQSRLQPQADGYTVFIAASQGEPMLSDGINPRLGRSMVEMIRQQSQRLQALSQELAATRATLQERGEIERAKGLLIQHRGMTEDGAHQLLRKMAMDQNKRLIDIARAMLAVADILPGK; this is encoded by the coding sequence ATGAGCCGTAATCCTGCTTTTCCGCCCAGCGCCAGCGATTTTCTGCTGGCTTCGAAACGCTGTGAAATCACCGTGCTGCGACAGTTGTTGCAAATGGGGCAACTGGTCGGACGGATAAGTCAACTGATCCACGTGCTGCAACGCGAGCGCGGTACGGTAAATATCTATCTGTGTTCCCACGGCGGGCTGTTTGGCGAACGGTTGGCGGCACGCACCCGCGACGTCGAACAGGCCGAGTTGGCGGTGCAGCGCCAGCTGGCGCAACTGGACGCCAACGCCGCATCTTTGGCCGGTGCCAGCCGGCTGTTCAGCAGCATCGCCTGCGCGCTGCATAACCTCACCACGCTGCCGACGCTGCGCCGTCAGATCCAGTTGCAGCAGCTGGCCCAGCCGGATGCCATGCATACCTTCAACGAGATTATCCGCAGCCTGTTGGCGCTGGTGTTTGAAGCCGCCGACGCCTGCGTCGATCCGGCGATTGCGCGCCGGTTGATCGCCATGTTCAGTTTTATGCAGGGCAAAGAGCTGGCGGGGCAGGAGCGTGCCATCGGCGCCGCCGGGTTTGCCGCGCAGCAATTCAGCGTCGAGGCACACCGGCAGTTATTGCAGCTGATCGACGGTCAGGAACGCTGTTTTCAGAGTTTTAGCGAATTTGCCGATCCGTTGTCGCTGGCCCAGTGGCAGCGCATGCAGCAACAGGACGATCGGGAGTTTGAACGGCTGCGGCGCATTGCCTGCACCCAGACGCGGCCAGGCGATGGCAACGACACCAGCCTGCGCTGGTTCGACATCACCACCGCGCGTATCGATCTGATGAAGCAGATTGAGGATCGGCTGGAAGAGGCGCTGATGACCGGTTGTCGCGCCGCGCTGAGCGCTGCCAGCGACGCGCTGACGCAAGACGCTGGCGGGCTGCAAAGCCGGTTGCAACCGCAGGCTGACGGCTACACGGTGTTTATCGCCGCCTCGCAGGGCGAACCGATGCTCAGCGACGGCATCAATCCGCGCCTGGGACGCTCGATGGTCGAGATGATCCGCCAGCAATCCCAGCGACTGCAGGCGCTGTCGCAAGAGTTGGCGGCAACCCGCGCCACCTTGCAGGAGCGTGGCGAAATCGAACGCGCCAAGGGGCTGCTGATTCAGCATCGTGGCATGACGGAAGACGGCGCGCACCAGCTGCTGCGCAAAATGGCGATGGATCAGAACAAACGGCTGATCGATATAGCCCGCGCCATGCTGGCGGTAGCGGATATCCTGCCGGGAAAATAG
- a CDS encoding ABC transporter ATP-binding protein, translated as MKPIIQVQNVSQRFNTPQGEFIALQQVSFDIQPGETVSLIGHSGCGKSTLLNLIAGLTLPSDGVLLCDNQQIVGPGPERGVVFQNHSLLPWLTTYENVALAVHQVFRQQMNKSEMRDWIEHNLELVHMGHALHKRPNEISGGMKQRVGIARALAMKPKVLLMDEPFGALDALTRAHLQDAVMEIQQRLHTTIVLITHDVDEAVLLSDRVMMMTNGPAATVGEILSVELPRPRSRVALADDAAYHHYRQQVLTFLYEKHAKAA; from the coding sequence ATGAAACCGATTATCCAGGTGCAGAACGTCAGCCAGCGGTTCAATACCCCGCAGGGTGAATTTATCGCGTTGCAGCAGGTGAGTTTTGATATTCAGCCGGGGGAAACCGTCAGCCTGATTGGCCATTCCGGCTGCGGCAAATCGACGTTGCTCAACCTGATCGCTGGCCTGACGCTGCCGAGCGACGGCGTGTTGCTGTGCGACAACCAGCAGATCGTCGGCCCCGGTCCCGAGCGCGGCGTGGTGTTTCAGAACCATTCGCTGCTGCCGTGGCTGACTACCTATGAAAACGTGGCGCTGGCGGTGCATCAGGTGTTCCGCCAGCAGATGAACAAAAGCGAAATGCGTGACTGGATCGAACATAACCTCGAACTGGTGCACATGGGGCATGCGTTGCATAAACGGCCGAACGAAATTTCCGGCGGCATGAAACAGCGTGTCGGTATTGCCCGCGCGCTGGCGATGAAGCCGAAAGTGCTGCTGATGGACGAACCGTTTGGCGCGCTGGACGCCTTGACCCGCGCGCATTTGCAGGACGCGGTGATGGAAATTCAACAGCGACTGCATACCACCATCGTGCTGATTACCCATGACGTTGACGAAGCGGTGCTGTTGTCCGACCGGGTGATGATGATGACCAACGGTCCGGCGGCCACCGTCGGTGAAATCCTGTCGGTGGAACTGCCGCGTCCTCGTTCGCGCGTGGCATTGGCGGACGATGCGGCCTATCACCATTACCGCCAGCAGGTGTTGACGTTCCTGTACGAAAAACACGCCAAGGCGGCATAA